In Aminobacterium sp. MB27-C1, a single genomic region encodes these proteins:
- the mtnA gene encoding S-methyl-5-thioribose-1-phosphate isomerase, translating to MLPNPVSWDEEKKKVRILDQRCLPWDVTFVSCSTFEDVAKAIESMVVRGAPAIGVAAAFGVALASKNGKQEADKAIRRLAQTRPTAVNLFWALKRMENIVNLSEGQSLYSEMIKEAYSILEEDIEINRHIGHWGQSLLPENSIVLTHCNAGALATAGYGTALGVVRAAREEGKNIKIYADETRPVFQGARLTAWELIEDGFDVTVICDNMAGALMKKEHISAVLVGADRIALNGDTANKIGTYSLAVLAKFHLVPFYVVAPISTIDKEAKDGSYIEIEQRNGKEVREPTGHPLIPESFPVWNPAFDVTPHSLITAIITEKGVLYPPFLKKIKTI from the coding sequence ATGTTGCCTAATCCAGTAAGTTGGGATGAAGAGAAAAAGAAAGTTCGCATTTTAGACCAAAGATGTCTTCCTTGGGATGTAACTTTTGTCTCCTGTTCTACTTTTGAGGATGTTGCTAAAGCTATAGAGAGTATGGTTGTTCGTGGAGCTCCGGCTATCGGAGTAGCTGCTGCTTTTGGTGTAGCTCTAGCGTCTAAAAATGGCAAGCAAGAAGCTGATAAGGCTATTAGGCGGTTGGCCCAAACAAGGCCTACTGCTGTAAATCTTTTTTGGGCACTTAAGCGTATGGAAAATATAGTAAATCTATCGGAAGGCCAATCTCTTTATTCTGAAATGATAAAAGAGGCCTATTCTATTCTTGAAGAAGATATTGAAATAAATCGTCATATAGGGCATTGGGGACAAAGTTTACTTCCTGAGAATTCTATAGTTTTGACCCATTGTAATGCTGGAGCGTTGGCTACAGCAGGATATGGAACAGCTCTCGGTGTTGTTCGTGCGGCAAGAGAAGAAGGTAAAAATATTAAAATTTATGCGGATGAAACACGCCCTGTTTTTCAAGGAGCGCGTCTTACTGCATGGGAACTTATTGAAGATGGTTTTGATGTAACTGTCATATGTGACAATATGGCAGGAGCTCTCATGAAAAAAGAACATATCTCTGCCGTTTTGGTCGGAGCGGATAGAATAGCTCTTAATGGTGATACTGCCAATAAGATTGGAACCTATTCTCTTGCGGTTTTAGCGAAGTTTCATTTAGTGCCCTTTTATGTGGTGGCCCCAATATCTACGATAGATAAAGAAGCTAAAGATGGTTCTTATATTGAGATAGAGCAGCGAAATGGCAAAGAGGTCAGAGAACCTACTGGTCATCCTTTGATTCCTGAATCCTTTCCGGTATGGAACCCTGCCTTTGACGTTACTCCGCACTCATTAATAACGGCAATAATAACGGAAAAGGGAGTGCTTTACCCACCTTTTCTTAAAAAAATAAAGACTATCTAG
- a CDS encoding adenosylhomocysteinase encodes MENRIADIHLSSEGMKKITWAWQFMPVLRSLSEEYTSKAPLKGLKLAACLHLEAKTACLLITLHKLGAEVWAAGSNPLSTQDDICAALVDNGVHVYSHHGMTTEEYHENLRFVLSIAPDVIVDDGADLIATLHTEFPQLIPNVRGGSEETTTGIKRLKAMEADGTLQFPMIAVNDAYSKYLFDNRYGTGQSVMDGLMRTTNMLIAGKKVVVVGYGWCGRGVAMRAKSLGASVIVVEVDPHRAFEALMDGHEVMNMTEAASVGDIFLTLTGNTKVIRKEHFEKMKSGVLLANAGHFDVEICKKDLSQMASSVESTRENIETYTLTDGRRLHLLGEGRLVNLACADGHPIEIMDLSFALQLESALHVAHNKLQSGVHPVPSAIDRRVMEVKLESLGISLEKLTDEQELYMKSWEE; translated from the coding sequence GTGGAAAATCGAATTGCTGATATACATCTTTCCTCGGAAGGAATGAAAAAAATTACATGGGCGTGGCAATTTATGCCAGTTCTTCGAAGTTTGTCTGAGGAATATACGTCTAAAGCTCCGTTGAAAGGATTAAAACTTGCTGCATGCCTTCATCTCGAGGCAAAAACGGCTTGTCTTCTCATTACACTCCATAAACTTGGAGCTGAAGTTTGGGCAGCAGGAAGCAATCCTCTTTCCACGCAAGATGATATTTGTGCAGCACTGGTTGATAATGGAGTTCACGTCTACAGTCATCACGGTATGACAACAGAAGAATACCATGAAAATCTACGTTTTGTTCTAAGCATTGCTCCCGATGTCATTGTTGATGATGGAGCAGATCTTATTGCTACTTTACATACCGAATTTCCTCAACTGATACCAAATGTACGAGGTGGATCTGAAGAAACCACAACAGGAATTAAGCGTCTCAAAGCTATGGAAGCAGATGGAACGTTACAATTCCCTATGATTGCTGTAAACGATGCGTATAGTAAATACCTTTTTGATAATCGTTATGGTACCGGACAGTCAGTTATGGACGGTCTTATGCGAACGACAAATATGCTTATAGCGGGTAAGAAAGTTGTTGTAGTCGGATACGGATGGTGTGGCCGTGGAGTAGCTATGCGTGCTAAAAGCCTTGGTGCATCTGTTATCGTTGTAGAAGTAGATCCTCACAGAGCGTTTGAGGCCTTGATGGATGGACATGAAGTAATGAACATGACAGAAGCTGCTTCTGTCGGCGATATTTTCTTAACACTGACAGGGAATACAAAAGTTATCAGAAAAGAACATTTCGAAAAGATGAAAAGTGGCGTACTCCTTGCTAATGCAGGACACTTTGATGTTGAGATATGTAAGAAAGATCTCTCCCAAATGGCTTCATCTGTAGAGTCAACACGGGAAAATATAGAAACATATACGTTGACAGACGGAAGACGTCTTCATCTCTTAGGGGAAGGACGCCTTGTTAATTTAGCTTGTGCTGATGGACATCCTATAGAAATTATGGATTTAAGTTTTGCTCTTCAGCTTGAATCAGCTCTTCACGTTGCTCATAATAAATTGCAATCAGGAGTACACCCGGTTCCTTCCGCAATAGATAGACGAGTAATGGAGGTTAAATTAGAATCTCTTGGTATTTCTCTAGAGAAACTTACCGACGAACAAGAGCTTTATATGAAAAGTTGGGAGGAATAA
- a CDS encoding amidohydrolase yields MRCLFQNTYIYDSQMERSRLCDVLVEDGLITKIEAPESLPEENVSLIDCDGKKLLLPGFVNSHTHAAMSLLRGLGEETPLMTWLKEQIWPVEARLTPEYIYWGTALALLEMASCGVTCFADMYFEMDKVAEASQVMGMKCALSRGLIGDDRKRINENIKLIEDWHGKDGFFTVQLGPHSPYTVPMNSMKEICEIATEKGVRVHTHFLETKWERDYLHDELGLEPMKYLEQAGLLDTLGTILAHGVWFSSEEIKQLKEKPVTVVHNPNSNLKLGSGVMRLLDMMEAGICVSLGTDGAASNNRLDIWEEMRHAALLHKGIHHDPTIIKAKEILAMATINGARSLGFEKTGLIKEGWDADLVLVDLDKPHYLGFDVENLPVYIVYAGSSADVEATMVKGEWIYFNGEFPRVDRGEILEQAALARKALTL; encoded by the coding sequence ATGCGTTGCCTCTTTCAAAATACATATATTTATGACAGTCAGATGGAACGAAGCCGGTTATGTGACGTGCTTGTTGAAGACGGTTTGATAACAAAAATAGAAGCTCCAGAAAGTCTTCCTGAAGAGAATGTCTCACTTATTGATTGTGATGGTAAGAAACTTCTTTTGCCGGGTTTCGTTAACAGTCATACCCACGCAGCCATGTCTTTATTAAGAGGACTTGGTGAAGAAACCCCTCTTATGACATGGTTAAAAGAGCAGATATGGCCTGTGGAAGCTCGTCTGACTCCTGAATATATCTATTGGGGAACTGCTTTGGCACTTTTGGAAATGGCTTCTTGTGGCGTAACTTGTTTTGCTGATATGTATTTTGAAATGGATAAAGTTGCTGAGGCTTCCCAAGTAATGGGAATGAAGTGTGCACTTTCCAGAGGGCTTATCGGAGATGACAGGAAAAGAATTAATGAAAATATTAAATTAATTGAAGATTGGCACGGAAAAGACGGGTTCTTTACAGTTCAACTTGGGCCTCATTCCCCCTATACGGTTCCTATGAACAGTATGAAAGAAATTTGTGAAATTGCTACCGAAAAGGGCGTGCGTGTCCACACCCATTTCCTTGAAACGAAGTGGGAACGAGATTATCTTCATGATGAGCTTGGATTAGAACCAATGAAATATTTGGAACAGGCAGGGCTTTTAGATACTCTCGGGACAATTCTTGCCCACGGTGTATGGTTCTCTTCTGAAGAGATAAAGCAGTTAAAAGAGAAACCTGTTACAGTAGTTCATAATCCTAATAGCAATTTAAAATTAGGAAGTGGTGTCATGCGCCTTCTCGATATGATGGAAGCTGGAATATGTGTATCCCTTGGAACAGATGGTGCTGCAAGTAACAATCGACTGGATATTTGGGAGGAAATGAGACATGCCGCTCTTCTTCATAAAGGGATTCATCATGACCCCACAATAATAAAAGCAAAAGAGATACTTGCTATGGCGACAATTAACGGAGCGCGAAGCCTGGGCTTTGAAAAAACTGGCCTTATAAAAGAAGGATGGGATGCAGATCTTGTGTTAGTTGATCTTGATAAACCTCATTATTTAGGCTTTGACGTAGAAAATCTTCCCGTATATATTGTGTATGCGGGATCTTCAGCCGATGTTGAAGCCACGATGGTAAAAGGAGAATGGATTTATTTCAACGGTGAATTCCCTCGCGTGGATCGGGGAGAAATTTTAGAACAGGCAGCGTTGGCGCGCAAAGCCTTGACTTTGTAA
- the alaS gene encoding alanine--tRNA ligase, whose translation MQWRTGKEIRSLFIDFWVSKGSKHYPSFSLIPNDPSLLFTIAGMVPFKPYYLGIQQPEFTRAVTSQKCVRTNDIENVGRTARHHTFFEMLGNFSWGDYFKKEAITWGWEFLTEVIGLEPDRLYATIYKDDEEAYSVWKNQVGLSDDKIYRFDKDENFWFMGNMGPCGPCSEIIYDQGPDFSCGKPTCGVGCNCDRYLEIWNLVFTQFDLQEDGSLIPLPKKNIDTGMGLERLTSIAQRVRTDFETDLFRPLIDHVCQMAGISYGSSAANTLAVRVIADHIRSVAFMIADGILPANDGRGYVLRRLIRRAARYGKLLGFDQPFLLELFPDVLELMADPYRELIDNRPMIEQIVSMEEKRFGKTLQQGTELIDQEIATLKKRQEKTVSGAVAFELYDTFGFPLELTTEICAENDIEVDEAGFKVEMEKQRERARASSKQLSSEMKGDVYSDIASEVGKTSFEGYALPELDTEIVALIQEGERIDSLSAGEKGEIVLNKTPFYAERGGQIGDHGFLMAPGVKVHVCDTKAQTADLIVHVVTVLEGTVSKGLSVHASVDVDKRNAIRRNHTATHLLHEALGRVLGNHVRQAGSLVNEKLLRFDFTHFEPLTREQIHSVEEIVNTQILENIPLEIIESDLEQARAMGAKALFDEKYGDIVRVVRIEDFSTELCGGLHVDATGDIGAFKIIKEEGIGSGTRRITALTGMNAYESYQRSFKIVEELSNLLATDSEELISHVEDMQAEIRQLSRKIEELKLNNLAANLDESVTKEELPDGFALFLGQFKGVNADMLRELGDRIKAKNEKAVIILASQTSESNVLLIAMASDDAVKAGIHAGKIVREAASVLGGGGGGKPSMAQAGGKNPEKMEDAFTSVRKIVKQQLGE comes from the coding sequence ATGCAATGGAGAACAGGAAAAGAAATACGATCTCTTTTCATTGATTTCTGGGTATCGAAAGGGAGCAAACACTATCCTAGTTTTTCTTTGATTCCTAACGATCCTTCCTTGCTTTTTACTATAGCAGGCATGGTTCCTTTTAAACCATATTATTTAGGCATACAGCAGCCCGAGTTTACAAGAGCTGTAACGTCACAAAAATGTGTACGAACTAATGATATAGAAAATGTTGGCCGAACAGCACGTCATCATACCTTCTTCGAAATGCTGGGCAATTTTAGCTGGGGAGATTATTTTAAGAAGGAGGCCATAACATGGGGTTGGGAGTTTTTAACAGAAGTTATTGGTCTTGAACCTGATCGCTTATACGCTACGATTTATAAAGATGACGAAGAAGCTTATTCTGTATGGAAAAATCAAGTAGGACTTTCTGACGATAAAATCTATCGTTTCGATAAAGATGAAAACTTCTGGTTTATGGGAAATATGGGACCTTGTGGCCCTTGTTCAGAAATTATATACGATCAGGGACCAGATTTTTCCTGTGGAAAACCTACGTGTGGAGTTGGCTGTAATTGCGATCGTTATTTGGAAATATGGAATTTAGTTTTTACTCAATTCGACCTTCAGGAAGATGGATCGCTTATCCCCTTGCCGAAGAAAAATATAGACACAGGCATGGGATTAGAACGCTTAACATCCATTGCACAGCGAGTTCGCACTGATTTTGAAACGGATCTTTTCAGGCCACTTATAGATCATGTTTGTCAGATGGCTGGAATATCGTACGGCTCTTCTGCAGCAAATACTTTAGCGGTTCGTGTCATTGCTGACCATATTCGTTCAGTGGCGTTTATGATCGCTGACGGCATCTTACCTGCAAACGACGGTCGAGGATATGTCTTGCGTCGTCTTATCAGGCGAGCTGCTCGTTATGGAAAACTTCTAGGGTTTGACCAGCCATTCCTTTTGGAACTTTTCCCTGATGTTCTTGAACTTATGGCAGATCCTTATAGAGAATTGATCGATAACAGACCAATGATTGAGCAAATTGTAAGTATGGAAGAAAAACGTTTTGGTAAAACTCTTCAGCAGGGAACAGAATTAATCGATCAGGAAATAGCAACTTTGAAAAAACGTCAGGAAAAAACAGTTTCTGGCGCAGTAGCCTTCGAATTATATGATACTTTTGGCTTTCCACTTGAGCTAACAACTGAAATCTGCGCAGAAAACGATATAGAGGTTGACGAGGCTGGCTTTAAAGTTGAAATGGAAAAACAAAGAGAACGCGCACGGGCGTCCAGTAAACAGTTGAGTAGTGAGATGAAAGGTGATGTCTATTCTGATATTGCTTCAGAAGTAGGGAAAACCTCTTTCGAAGGATATGCATTGCCGGAACTGGATACTGAAATAGTTGCACTTATACAAGAAGGCGAGCGTATAGACTCTTTGTCTGCTGGTGAAAAAGGTGAAATCGTACTCAATAAAACCCCTTTCTATGCTGAACGTGGCGGACAAATTGGGGATCATGGTTTTCTCATGGCTCCAGGAGTAAAGGTTCACGTATGCGATACAAAAGCCCAAACCGCAGATTTGATTGTACATGTTGTAACCGTTCTTGAAGGCACTGTATCAAAAGGACTTTCTGTTCATGCTTCCGTTGATGTGGACAAGAGGAATGCCATACGAAGGAACCATACAGCAACTCATTTGCTTCATGAAGCCTTAGGTAGAGTTCTTGGAAATCATGTTCGCCAAGCTGGGTCTCTTGTAAATGAGAAACTGCTTCGATTTGATTTCACTCATTTTGAGCCCCTTACACGAGAGCAAATACATAGCGTTGAAGAAATTGTTAATACACAGATTCTTGAGAATATCCCTCTCGAAATAATCGAAAGTGACCTTGAACAGGCGCGAGCAATGGGGGCAAAGGCTCTTTTTGATGAAAAGTATGGTGATATAGTTCGCGTTGTGCGTATAGAAGATTTTTCTACTGAGCTATGCGGCGGACTCCATGTCGATGCAACAGGAGATATCGGAGCTTTTAAAATTATCAAAGAAGAAGGCATCGGCTCTGGAACTCGAAGGATTACAGCTCTGACGGGAATGAATGCATATGAATCATATCAACGTTCATTTAAAATAGTGGAAGAGCTATCAAATCTTTTAGCTACAGATTCCGAAGAACTCATTTCTCATGTAGAAGATATGCAAGCTGAGATACGGCAGCTATCTAGAAAAATAGAAGAGCTTAAATTAAATAATTTAGCGGCTAATCTCGATGAATCTGTTACAAAAGAAGAATTGCCTGACGGGTTTGCACTTTTCTTGGGCCAATTCAAGGGCGTAAATGCAGATATGCTAAGAGAACTTGGTGATCGCATAAAAGCTAAAAATGAAAAGGCAGTCATTATATTGGCTAGTCAAACTTCCGAGAGTAACGTCTTACTCATTGCTATGGCCAGTGATGACGCTGTTAAAGCAGGTATCCATGCAGGGAAAATAGTACGTGAAGCTGCCTCTGTTTTAGGCGGCGGCGGCGGCGGAAAACCTTCCATGGCTCAAGCCGGCGGAAAGAATCCTGAAAAAATGGAGGATGCATTTACCTCTGTTCGTAAAATTGTTAAGCAACAATTAGGGGAGTGA
- the ruvX gene encoding Holliday junction resolvase RuvX, with protein MSRILALDIGSKRIGVAVSDPLGCFAQGIGFIPMNKSWFNKLDEYVASLNITMLLVGYPLRTNGSPGPEAEKIKGIAQELKERYPHLSLELWDERFTTAIAQQVLLEGNVSRKKRKNKVDQLAAALILQNYLDHTRGV; from the coding sequence ATGTCTCGGATTCTTGCTCTTGATATTGGTTCAAAAAGGATAGGAGTAGCTGTTTCCGATCCCTTGGGATGTTTTGCCCAGGGGATCGGTTTCATCCCAATGAATAAAAGTTGGTTTAATAAACTTGATGAGTATGTAGCCTCTTTAAACATTACAATGTTGTTAGTAGGCTACCCCTTACGTACGAACGGATCGCCGGGACCTGAAGCCGAAAAAATAAAAGGTATAGCTCAAGAATTAAAAGAAAGGTATCCTCATCTTTCACTTGAATTATGGGATGAGCGATTTACAACAGCTATAGCTCAGCAAGTGCTTTTAGAAGGAAATGTATCAAGAAAAAAGAGAAAGAATAAGGTAGATCAGTTAGCAGCGGCACTTATTCTTCAAAATTATTTAGATCATACGAGAGGTGTTTAG
- the mutS gene encoding DNA mismatch repair protein MutS, with product MKLPSNVKMTPMLSQYVKWKEKYPDCLLFFRMGDFYEMFFEDAQQASEILDIALTSRDPSKSIPMAGVPFHAVNNYLGKLVKAGHKVAICEQVSEPDGKTLVDRRVIRIVTPGTYVPEDSGEEGRLAALKPLDDESIALALLSVDTGHLEAGVLNKDEALALLTGFNPGEVLIPDTFKRENLPVELLDFFILQRTKEQFEPQSATEWLTRVFNVPVMTVFGLEDNTSEIGVAAAVLHYLEETQFGAIQHITRIYPLREKSFLHLDMASQYNLELIHGDGPTLYSVLNKCKNPMGRRLLKEWILRPLLQVEEISKRQNAVEYLINDPVIRQKLQNLLAQCKDIERASSRLSLGTGNPRDLAAIRDTLLLLPDLLVYCKDNPLFQFVSQEETLDSFARLLASALCDEVPRNLHSGDVIRSGYSQELDSWRDLREHGDQWLDQYLEKEKEKTGISKLKVGSNKVFGYYLEISKGNLDKVPENYIRKQTLVSAERFITPELKEFEEKMSVSEQEITKLESKYYADLVSKTLENIRGIQDAAIMLSCIDVIAGLAQVAWERGYIRPQLNDGLSLFIEGGRHPVIEATFLDQPFVPNDITLDNDDKRIALITGPNMAGKSTYLRMAALLVIMAQMGSFIPASQASMGIMDRVFTRIGARDELARGNSTFMVEMIETANILHNVTDRSIVILDEVGRGTSTYDGMSIAWAVLEYLDSGCGTKPKVLFATHYHELVALEEHLTSLKNLSMAVHEGTDGIAFLHKVVDGPADRSYGIEVARLAGIPPVVLKRAFQLLETFERTEGIEPARVASQTTQQIQLFPVSSQAIIEELASLEPNKITPFRALELLYKVSEKCREELQNNGNS from the coding sequence TTGAAGCTTCCTTCCAATGTGAAAATGACACCCATGCTCTCTCAATATGTAAAATGGAAAGAGAAGTACCCTGATTGTTTGCTTTTCTTTCGTATGGGTGATTTCTATGAAATGTTTTTTGAAGATGCACAACAGGCGTCAGAGATTCTAGATATAGCGCTTACGAGCAGAGACCCGTCTAAAAGTATCCCTATGGCGGGAGTCCCATTTCATGCCGTTAATAATTATCTTGGCAAACTTGTAAAGGCTGGGCATAAAGTTGCTATATGCGAACAGGTGAGTGAGCCCGATGGGAAAACACTAGTTGATCGTAGGGTTATACGTATAGTCACCCCTGGAACCTATGTTCCTGAGGATTCTGGAGAGGAAGGGAGATTAGCTGCTCTAAAACCTCTGGATGATGAATCCATTGCGCTGGCGTTGCTTTCGGTTGATACTGGTCATTTAGAAGCTGGCGTGTTGAATAAGGATGAAGCTCTTGCCCTTTTAACTGGATTTAACCCAGGAGAAGTTCTAATCCCTGATACCTTTAAAAGGGAAAATCTTCCTGTTGAGCTACTTGATTTTTTTATTCTTCAAAGAACGAAGGAACAGTTTGAACCTCAATCTGCAACGGAATGGTTGACGAGAGTTTTTAACGTTCCTGTTATGACTGTCTTCGGTTTAGAAGATAACACGTCAGAAATCGGAGTGGCTGCAGCCGTTCTTCACTATCTTGAAGAAACTCAATTTGGTGCAATTCAACACATTACGCGAATTTATCCCTTGCGAGAAAAGTCTTTTTTACACTTAGATATGGCATCACAGTACAATCTTGAACTTATTCATGGAGATGGGCCTACTCTTTATTCAGTTTTGAATAAGTGTAAAAACCCTATGGGAAGACGTCTGTTAAAAGAATGGATACTCCGTCCATTGCTCCAGGTAGAGGAAATATCGAAAAGACAAAATGCCGTAGAATATCTTATCAACGACCCAGTTATACGACAAAAATTACAGAATTTGCTCGCACAATGCAAAGATATAGAGAGAGCATCTTCACGATTAAGTCTGGGAACGGGCAACCCCAGGGATTTAGCTGCAATACGCGATACTTTATTATTGCTTCCCGACTTACTTGTGTATTGTAAAGATAATCCTCTTTTCCAGTTTGTCTCGCAGGAAGAGACTTTAGACTCTTTTGCAAGACTCTTGGCGTCGGCTCTTTGCGATGAGGTTCCTCGAAATCTTCATAGTGGTGATGTTATTCGTTCTGGATATAGTCAAGAACTCGATTCTTGGAGAGATTTGCGAGAACATGGCGATCAATGGTTAGATCAGTATCTTGAGAAAGAAAAAGAAAAAACCGGCATTTCTAAGCTTAAAGTGGGAAGTAATAAAGTTTTTGGTTACTATTTAGAGATAAGCAAGGGGAATTTGGATAAAGTTCCTGAAAATTATATTCGCAAACAGACATTGGTTTCAGCAGAACGCTTTATAACGCCAGAGCTTAAGGAATTTGAGGAAAAAATGTCAGTTTCTGAACAGGAGATTACAAAATTAGAATCGAAATATTATGCAGATCTCGTTAGCAAAACATTAGAAAATATTCGTGGGATTCAAGACGCCGCAATCATGTTGAGTTGTATTGACGTCATTGCTGGATTAGCCCAGGTCGCGTGGGAAAGAGGCTATATTCGACCACAGTTAAATGATGGACTAAGTCTTTTTATCGAAGGTGGACGTCATCCTGTTATAGAAGCTACCTTTTTGGACCAACCTTTTGTCCCTAATGATATTACGCTTGATAACGACGATAAAAGAATAGCACTGATAACTGGTCCTAACATGGCCGGAAAATCTACCTACCTTCGGATGGCAGCATTACTTGTTATTATGGCGCAAATGGGTTCTTTTATTCCTGCATCTCAGGCCTCAATGGGAATTATGGACCGTGTTTTCACTCGTATTGGAGCAAGAGACGAGCTTGCACGTGGTAATAGCACTTTTATGGTAGAAATGATAGAAACAGCTAACATTCTGCATAATGTTACAGATAGAAGTATTGTTATACTTGACGAGGTTGGACGCGGAACATCGACCTATGATGGCATGAGCATTGCATGGGCAGTACTAGAATATCTGGATAGTGGTTGCGGAACAAAACCAAAGGTACTTTTCGCAACGCATTACCATGAACTTGTGGCATTAGAAGAGCACCTTACAAGTCTTAAAAATTTAAGTATGGCTGTACATGAAGGAACTGATGGCATAGCTTTTTTACATAAAGTGGTAGATGGTCCTGCGGATCGTTCGTATGGAATAGAAGTGGCACGTTTGGCAGGAATTCCTCCGGTGGTTCTAAAAAGAGCTTTTCAATTGCTTGAAACCTTTGAGCGAACAGAGGGAATAGAACCAGCACGAGTTGCTTCGCAAACAACTCAACAAATTCAGCTTTTCCCTGTCTCCAGCCAAGCTATAATAGAAGAATTGGCGTCTCTTGAGCCTAATAAAATAACGCCTTTTAGAGCATTGGAGCTTTTGTATAAAGTATCAGAAAAATGTAGAGAGGAGCTTCAGAATAATGGCAATTCATAA
- the mutL gene encoding DNA mismatch repair endonuclease MutL: MAIHKLPQEVALKIAAGEVVERPVSVVKEALENSLDANSKRVQVTLKDGGKTSIVIEDNGSGIVWDEMPLVVTRYATSKISTIEDLNKIKTLGYRGEAIASIAAVSRVDLRSKISGATEGGLLKAEAGEITCHEKIPWKEGTRLQVDDLFFNFPARKKFLRSNLSELRKISSVVRDYAVAYPEVAFSLYHNGNKNFETDGRGERHYILSLLWGVSPEIRSTVVSCGSIELECWWQPTPGRQKNSITSFVNGRNVSDPLIRGAASAACKDLSGNWMFFFSLSPELVDVNIHPAKAEIRFRYPSEVFEVVKVASLDLQNRPTKLTLPSFPVSSHLQQQYETIKEREAENLFSRVSSPLIQEETSLHDDVEEMKNILEEKSNFIQNEDSNENETSYFFIAQMRSGYLLFEKEGNLILVDPHAAHERINYEKILSRIKVGDVASQKMTTPLAIPPTLATEVEEYKDALISAGFIFEEEEGQLYLSAFPALPIQEREGPLFLVRTTILTWKSTGSRDIDDVLWRKWATIACKQSIKLTTHCDASEALHLLSALHYCENPSVCPHGRPTTLILDNHQIEQYFGREK, translated from the coding sequence ATGGCAATTCATAAACTTCCCCAAGAAGTGGCGCTTAAAATTGCAGCAGGAGAAGTTGTAGAACGACCTGTTTCTGTAGTTAAAGAAGCTCTTGAAAATTCATTAGACGCAAACTCGAAGCGAGTGCAAGTAACATTAAAAGATGGGGGCAAAACTTCTATTGTCATAGAAGATAATGGTTCAGGTATTGTTTGGGATGAAATGCCTCTTGTTGTTACTCGTTATGCTACTAGTAAAATCAGCACCATTGAAGATTTAAATAAAATTAAGACTTTAGGATATCGTGGAGAAGCGATTGCAAGCATTGCAGCTGTGAGTAGAGTTGACCTTAGAAGTAAAATCTCTGGGGCTACAGAAGGAGGATTGCTGAAAGCGGAGGCTGGAGAGATTACCTGCCACGAAAAAATCCCTTGGAAGGAAGGCACACGTTTGCAGGTTGACGACCTTTTTTTCAATTTTCCAGCTCGTAAAAAATTTTTGAGAAGCAATCTTTCTGAGCTTAGGAAAATTTCATCTGTTGTTAGAGATTATGCAGTTGCTTATCCTGAAGTAGCTTTTTCACTTTATCATAATGGAAATAAAAATTTTGAAACAGATGGACGAGGAGAGCGTCATTATATTCTCTCTTTGCTTTGGGGTGTTTCTCCAGAAATTCGCTCAACTGTTGTTTCGTGCGGTTCCATAGAATTAGAATGTTGGTGGCAACCTACTCCAGGGCGTCAAAAAAATTCTATTACCTCTTTTGTTAATGGACGAAATGTCTCGGACCCTCTCATTCGTGGAGCTGCATCAGCTGCATGTAAAGATCTGTCTGGAAACTGGATGTTTTTCTTTAGCCTTTCGCCAGAGCTTGTAGATGTCAATATACATCCGGCTAAAGCAGAAATTCGATTTAGGTATCCTTCGGAAGTTTTTGAAGTTGTAAAAGTTGCAAGCTTGGATCTACAAAACAGACCTACAAAACTCACATTGCCGTCTTTTCCCGTATCATCTCATTTACAACAACAGTATGAAACGATAAAAGAACGAGAAGCTGAAAACCTTTTTTCGAGAGTTTCTTCGCCACTAATACAAGAAGAAACGTCACTTCATGATGACGTAGAAGAAATGAAAAACATTCTTGAAGAAAAAAGTAATTTTATTCAAAATGAAGATAGTAATGAAAATGAAACGTCTTACTTTTTTATAGCACAAATGCGTTCAGGATATCTTCTTTTCGAAAAAGAGGGGAATCTCATTCTAGTAGATCCCCACGCTGCCCATGAGCGTATTAATTATGAAAAAATTTTATCTCGGATTAAAGTCGGGGATGTTGCTTCTCAAAAAATGACAACACCTCTTGCTATTCCTCCAACATTGGCTACTGAAGTAGAAGAATATAAGGATGCCTTAATTAGCGCAGGCTTTATTTTTGAAGAAGAAGAGGGTCAGCTTTATCTTTCGGCATTTCCAGCCCTTCCGATTCAAGAGAGAGAAGGACCTTTATTCCTTGTTAGAACAACAATCCTGACGTGGAAAAGCACGGGGTCTCGAGATATTGATGACGTCTTGTGGCGAAAATGGGCTACTATAGCTTGTAAACAATCCATAAAACTTACAACGCATTGCGACGCATCTGAAGCGCTTCATTTGTTATCTGCATTGCACTATTGTGAGAATCCATCAGTGTGTCCCCATGGCCGACCAACCACACTAATTCTTGATAACCATCAGATTGAACAATATTTCGGGAGGGAGAAATAA